In Anaerolineales bacterium, a genomic segment contains:
- a CDS encoding sugar ABC transporter substrate-binding protein: MRKFSLLLLVAALILGFASMGHARAQTVELRMIWYNDGNEGEVLRGLLDKFEADHSGIKVVIETVPFKDLPTVMQTQLESNNPPDMARLTDVPRYRGKYLDLRPLLKDAELFESSFPAEVLATYRSGSEDKGLYGYPTQFTVTGPLINATLFAQAGVDIPTGDTTLAEWVELAKQVKEATGVPYAVAIDRSLHRITGPSLSLGGQWVDKETGKITFDNPATREFLDMLKSWHDEDITPKNIWIAENDKYAAGRDYFVNGELVFYYSGSWQVGGFANDIGDKFDWRAVPMPCGPGGCTGMPGGASVMAFGGTKHPEAVAMVMEYLSSEAVYGEFAAKTLFLPGHLGLIAKGVDYPTQKDNLNVFASSIPKLSEQGYLFQQSSLTGPMNEELRIRIGQALVGEITMDEAVKAVQKVADDACAAEPAKCPPFN, from the coding sequence ATGCGTAAGTTTAGCCTCCTTCTGTTGGTCGCCGCCCTTATTCTCGGTTTTGCCAGTATGGGTCATGCTAGAGCCCAGACGGTTGAACTGCGGATGATTTGGTACAACGACGGTAATGAAGGCGAGGTGCTGCGTGGACTGCTTGATAAATTCGAGGCAGATCACAGCGGTATCAAAGTCGTGATCGAAACAGTCCCCTTTAAAGACCTCCCCACCGTGATGCAAACGCAATTGGAATCGAACAACCCGCCAGACATGGCGCGGTTGACGGACGTTCCGCGTTATCGTGGGAAATACCTTGATCTGCGTCCCTTGTTGAAGGATGCCGAGTTGTTCGAGTCCAGCTTCCCGGCAGAGGTGTTGGCAACCTACCGTAGCGGCAGCGAGGATAAGGGCTTGTATGGTTACCCGACCCAATTTACGGTGACCGGTCCGCTGATCAATGCGACACTCTTTGCCCAAGCAGGAGTAGACATTCCAACGGGCGATACGACCCTTGCCGAATGGGTTGAACTGGCGAAACAGGTCAAAGAAGCGACAGGCGTTCCCTATGCCGTTGCCATTGATCGTTCGCTGCACCGGATCACCGGACCGTCCCTCTCGCTTGGGGGGCAGTGGGTTGATAAAGAGACGGGGAAGATCACCTTTGATAACCCCGCCACTCGCGAATTCCTCGACATGCTCAAGAGTTGGCACGATGAGGACATCACCCCTAAGAACATTTGGATCGCAGAGAACGATAAATATGCCGCCGGACGGGATTACTTCGTGAACGGCGAACTCGTTTTCTACTACTCTGGCAGTTGGCAGGTTGGTGGGTTTGCCAACGACATTGGCGACAAGTTCGATTGGCGTGCCGTCCCCATGCCTTGCGGACCCGGCGGCTGCACGGGAATGCCCGGAGGCGCATCGGTCATGGCATTTGGTGGGACGAAACACCCTGAAGCCGTGGCAATGGTCATGGAATACCTCTCCAGCGAAGCTGTCTATGGCGAATTCGCCGCTAAAACGTTGTTCCTCCCTGGTCACTTGGGGTTGATTGCGAAGGGTGTTGACTACCCCACGCAAAAAGACAACCTGAATGTGTTCGCCTCCAGCATCCCCAAACTCTCTGAGCAGGGCTATTTGTTCCAACAATCGTCCCTGACGGGTCCGATGAACGAAGAACTGCGGATTCGGATTGGGCAAGCATTGGTGGGCGAGATCACGATGGACGAGGCAGTTAAAGCCGTCCAGAAGGTTGCCGATGACGCCTGTGCTGCTGAACCGGCGAAATGCCCGCCATTCAATTAG
- a CDS encoding sugar ABC transporter permease — MFAPLRGFIQDVLRILFLPILALVYAVDWLITRLERRISAKRMPYFFLLPNLAIFGIFILLPMMLNFAYGFTKGESIRFDQRPAAGLENFNRLFTCENVTIATTCQEEFFWRALRTSIVYTGFEVPLMIFCALAIAVALNREIIFRGMFRAIFFYPVLLSPVVVGIIWKWVLEKDKGLLNNLIITLGGRAVDFKISSEWSFLWVVVVSVWAMVGFYMLILLAGLQSIPPTLYEAARMDGANEWQQFTGVTLPMLRPTLLVVFVLAMIRSVQVFDMIYVLTGGGPGTATTTMVQYIYNLFSKFNYGLAAAASLILAIILAVLTLIQLFLNRRQTEAI; from the coding sequence GTGTTTGCTCCGCTTCGAGGGTTTATTCAAGACGTGCTGCGGATTCTTTTTCTGCCTATCCTCGCCCTAGTGTACGCCGTTGATTGGCTGATCACCCGTCTAGAGCGGCGAATCAGTGCGAAGCGAATGCCCTATTTCTTCTTGCTGCCCAATCTGGCAATTTTTGGCATCTTCATCCTCTTGCCGATGATGCTCAATTTTGCTTACGGATTCACCAAAGGGGAGTCGATTCGCTTTGACCAACGCCCCGCCGCCGGGCTGGAAAACTTCAACCGTTTATTCACCTGTGAAAACGTTACGATAGCCACCACCTGCCAAGAAGAATTTTTCTGGCGGGCGCTGCGCACAAGTATTGTCTACACAGGGTTTGAAGTCCCCCTAATGATCTTCTGCGCCCTCGCCATAGCCGTCGCCTTGAATCGAGAGATTATTTTTCGGGGGATGTTCCGGGCAATCTTTTTCTATCCCGTGCTGCTCTCCCCTGTGGTGGTCGGTATCATCTGGAAATGGGTATTGGAAAAAGACAAGGGCTTGTTGAACAACCTGATTATTACGCTTGGGGGGCGTGCGGTTGATTTTAAGATCAGTTCAGAATGGTCATTTTTGTGGGTGGTTGTCGTCAGTGTGTGGGCGATGGTTGGCTTTTACATGCTGATTCTGCTCGCCGGGCTGCAATCCATTCCCCCCACACTCTACGAGGCGGCACGGATGGACGGGGCGAACGAATGGCAGCAGTTCACCGGGGTCACACTCCCCATGTTGCGCCCAACGCTGCTTGTTGTGTTTGTCTTGGCAATGATCCGCTCGGTACAGGTCTTTGACATGATTTATGTTTTAACGGGGGGCGGACCCGGCACGGCAACAACGACAATGGTGCAGTATATCTACAACTTATTCAGCAAATTTAACTATGGCTTGGCTGCCGCCGCCTCCCTAATTTTGGCGATTATTTTGGCGGTTCTGACCCTGATTCAATTGTTCCTCAACCGACGACAAACCGAAGCAATTTAA
- a CDS encoding carbohydrate ABC transporter permease — translation MTTPQETFRGFGAGVLNFLIRRQGGRARFTTTDVITYLFLIIGSLIMFIPVLWLVMSSFKPVDALSERPPSLLPYWNETIVVPGYEKPLNLVDVRFADGTVKRMAQAGAPIGIEMPVIDPAQPDLPPVKVIMARGRERFVTFVRTINFSLANYTEAIRNFPFFNALRNSVVITLTATLVTLLVNSMAAFALSKYRFRGRTAMLFVILSTLMVPLAVIIIPVFFVIDRLGWSQNLLGVIIPPAATPTGVFLLRQYMLTIPDELLEAARMDGATEWRIYWRIILPLTAPALAVLAIFSIMWRWNDFLWPLIVLGGRQDLATLQLALNNFQGDLNSRWHLVIALTVLSMLPITFVFAFLQRYITSGIAATGVKG, via the coding sequence ATGACCACCCCACAGGAGACGTTCCGGGGTTTTGGCGCTGGTGTTCTCAATTTCCTCATTCGGCGGCAAGGCGGTAGAGCGCGCTTTACGACAACCGATGTGATCACCTACCTCTTTCTCATTATCGGTTCGTTGATCATGTTTATTCCCGTGTTATGGTTAGTGATGTCCTCCTTCAAGCCAGTGGATGCGCTCTCTGAACGCCCACCCTCGCTGCTACCTTATTGGAACGAAACGATTGTTGTCCCGGGCTATGAAAAACCTTTGAACTTGGTGGATGTGCGCTTTGCGGATGGGACCGTGAAACGGATGGCGCAAGCAGGTGCGCCAATTGGGATCGAAATGCCAGTGATCGACCCTGCCCAACCGGATTTGCCGCCGGTCAAAGTGATTATGGCGCGGGGGCGGGAACGTTTTGTCACCTTTGTGCGCACCATAAATTTCAGCCTTGCCAACTATACCGAGGCGATTCGTAATTTCCCCTTCTTCAACGCTCTTCGCAACAGTGTGGTGATCACACTCACGGCGACGCTCGTCACCCTATTAGTGAACAGTATGGCAGCCTTCGCCCTCAGCAAATACCGTTTTCGCGGGCGGACGGCGATGCTCTTTGTGATTCTCTCCACGCTTATGGTGCCGCTGGCGGTGATCATCATCCCCGTCTTTTTTGTCATTGATCGCCTCGGTTGGTCGCAAAACTTGTTGGGGGTCATCATTCCCCCCGCCGCCACGCCAACGGGCGTGTTCTTGCTCCGCCAATATATGTTGACCATTCCCGATGAACTGCTGGAAGCGGCGCGGATGGACGGGGCAACCGAGTGGCGGATTTATTGGCGGATCATCCTCCCGCTGACAGCCCCGGCGCTGGCTGTGCTGGCAATTTTCTCCATTATGTGGCGCTGGAACGACTTTTTGTGGCCCCTCATTGTCCTCGGTGGACGGCAAGACCTTGCCACACTGCAACTTGCTTTGAATAACTTTCAGGGTGACCTGAACAGCCGTTGGCATCTCGTCATTGCGCTCACGGTGCTAAGTATGCTGCCGATCACTTTTGTCTTTGCCTTCTTGCAGCGCTATATCACCAGTGGCATTGCGGCGACGGGGGTAAAAGGATAA
- a CDS encoding oligosaccharide flippase family protein yields MPCVILSFPFFETMVALNTPASAEIPTTPLPTEAETRRVVRNTAAITAATMLARGLQFLWSILLARLLGESAYGTWGVIGGMITIAATLPEFGMGLIVLRDAARERARAGRYLTATLAAQPPLALIAYVGMLLAGVALNYDLTVRGLLALAGISVIVDVFGNMAHNQLLAAEKMITTSAILIAHIVVLIGLAFPILAAGGGLPGLYMATITAGVFRSGIYWIALRRAGIIPLFPLERHIVTLLFREGAPLAAASFITLVYQQVDRVLVYTRLSPAAAGNLMTAFVIVFGVVELLNTAVLTALFPLMARLSGDRLALQGITDRLAHLTLIVTLPVGVGVTVLASTLAGLLFPGFLNTSQILEVLIWYAVVMMVGNAYGQQLIIENRQRTTLFVRIGGLLLNITLNLLLLPVLGVAGAAVSILIAQSAIFAAFLWMRRDRPMSRTVFWGMLRTGAAGGIMLAGMLALRESSPILAGLVGGLLYGGGVILLRAITPADWALIRRILP; encoded by the coding sequence ATGCCGTGCGTTATACTCAGTTTTCCATTTTTTGAGACGATGGTTGCTTTGAATACACCGGCATCGGCTGAAATCCCCACTACCCCATTACCTACTGAAGCAGAAACCCGCCGCGTGGTACGCAACACCGCCGCCATTACTGCGGCAACCATGCTGGCGCGGGGGTTGCAATTTCTCTGGTCGATTCTCTTAGCACGTCTGCTTGGGGAGAGCGCCTACGGCACATGGGGCGTGATCGGCGGCATGATCACCATTGCCGCCACACTCCCCGAATTTGGGATGGGCTTGATTGTCCTGCGTGATGCCGCACGGGAACGAGCGCGGGCGGGGCGCTACCTGACGGCGACTCTGGCGGCACAGCCGCCCCTTGCGCTGATCGCCTATGTGGGGATGCTGCTTGCCGGGGTTGCCCTGAATTACGATTTAACCGTGCGTGGACTCCTCGCCCTCGCTGGGATCAGCGTGATCGTTGACGTGTTTGGGAATATGGCACACAACCAACTTCTTGCCGCCGAAAAAATGATCACCACCAGCGCCATTCTGATCGCCCATATCGTCGTCCTCATCGGTTTAGCTTTTCCGATCTTAGCGGCGGGCGGTGGGCTGCCCGGACTGTATATGGCAACGATCACCGCGGGGGTCTTTCGTTCCGGCATCTATTGGATCGCCTTGCGCCGAGCGGGAATAATCCCCCTGTTTCCGTTGGAACGGCACATTGTCACGCTTTTGTTTCGGGAGGGAGCGCCCCTTGCCGCAGCATCCTTCATCACCCTTGTTTATCAGCAGGTGGATCGCGTCCTCGTCTATACGCGGCTTTCTCCGGCGGCGGCGGGCAACCTGATGACCGCCTTCGTGATCGTTTTTGGCGTTGTAGAACTGCTGAACACGGCTGTTCTCACCGCGCTGTTTCCCCTTATGGCACGCCTGTCGGGGGATCGCCTTGCCTTGCAAGGGATCACAGACCGCTTAGCACACCTGACCTTAATCGTCACCCTTCCTGTTGGGGTGGGGGTGACTGTCTTAGCCTCCACGTTGGCGGGGCTGCTCTTTCCTGGGTTTCTCAACACCTCCCAAATTTTGGAAGTGCTGATCTGGTATGCTGTTGTCATGATGGTCGGCAATGCCTATGGACAACAGTTGATCATCGAAAACCGCCAACGAACGACCCTATTCGTACGTATAGGGGGCTTACTTTTGAACATTACCCTCAATTTGCTATTGCTCCCCGTTTTAGGGGTGGCGGGGGCGGCAGTCTCCATCCTCATTGCCCAATCGGCAATTTTCGCCGCTTTTTTGTGGATGCGGCGGGATCGCCCTATGTCACGCACGGTGTTCTGGGGGATGCTGCGGACAGGTGCTGCGGGCGGCATTATGCTGGCGGGGATGCTGGCGCTGCGGGAGAGCAGCCCAATTTTGGCGGGACTTGTTGGCGGGCTGCTTTATGGTGGGGGGGTGATCTTATTGCGAGCAATCACCCCTGCTGACTGGGCATTGATACGGCGGATTCTCCCCTGA
- a CDS encoding nucleotide sugar dehydrogenase, whose amino-acid sequence MNNICVIGVGYVGLVTGACFADLGNTITALDINEKRIENLRQGIMPIYEPGLKEVVERNIKANRLRFTTDYQTALKDAEFVFICVGTPEGVDGEADLQYVRMAAESIAKHAIHPLIVINKSTVPVGTGDWVATIIREHQPTPIPVSVVSCPEFLREGSAVRDFFSPDRTVLGSTDREAANRVAQLHLQLRAPIVITDLRTAEMIKYASNAFLATRISFINEIANICEALGADVKEVAQGMGYDKRIGHHFLEPGVGYGGSCFPGSETVFTIHDGQVTARTFESLFAEGGTPQKGDHTEVIIPENMHVLAFDLNTGCPDIAAVSALTRRDYAGEMVTITTSMGRALTVTADHPILVARPYGLETIPASEVTADEHLAALTMLPKIPTLQRLNLIELLEGTALENAVYVSPIDDSFTAHYADFAEHISPEMLKHPHEIKQHNRMALTIYRQLTAQGVLNVSAEKLLLYTAKGAATKIKAIIEVDADLARLCGYYLAEGFISEDIGRGGAQRERTGFTFGAHENEYIADLRRILDRYGLKYIERASTNAISTIVSSRVFAWLIRDVLGCGTHSNDKRLPMFAFGLPPALSYELLRGAFSGDGAVTPVQNGKNLMLEYATTSKQFADGLALVLQSLGIVPTVRARLMNKSKRPAYILRVSGYNQLRKLTHVFGETRREQIESILNAYKRHIQPHGFKPQGAYAALDVMRVERHTDSLAVYSLETTTHTFIGNSALVLHNCFPKDVKALSYMAQVHGTAPQLLQAVMGINEIQRKQIVLKLEDMLGDVQGKVIGLLGLAFKENTDDIRVSPALEIADMLHNLGATVRGYDPVANENVAHSYKYIQLAEDAYDLAKGCDALVVATPWNEFKGLDMVRLREVMRQPNLVDGRNLYDPLRMKDYGFHYRGVGRGYNGTAVK is encoded by the coding sequence ATGAACAACATCTGTGTCATTGGCGTGGGCTACGTCGGTCTCGTGACGGGCGCTTGTTTTGCTGACCTCGGAAACACGATCACGGCGCTAGACATCAATGAAAAACGCATCGAAAACCTACGTCAGGGCATTATGCCCATTTATGAACCTGGGTTGAAAGAGGTTGTCGAGCGAAACATCAAGGCAAACCGCCTTCGGTTCACCACCGACTATCAGACAGCGCTCAAGGATGCTGAGTTCGTCTTCATCTGTGTGGGAACACCAGAGGGCGTAGACGGCGAGGCGGATTTACAATATGTCCGTATGGCGGCGGAATCAATTGCCAAACACGCCATACACCCGCTGATTGTGATCAATAAATCCACCGTCCCCGTCGGCACGGGGGACTGGGTGGCAACCATTATTCGCGAACACCAGCCCACCCCGATTCCGGTCTCGGTAGTAAGCTGCCCCGAATTCCTTCGTGAAGGGTCTGCCGTGCGTGATTTCTTCAGCCCAGATCGAACGGTTTTAGGCTCAACAGACCGCGAGGCGGCAAACCGCGTTGCCCAACTGCACCTCCAACTTCGCGCCCCAATCGTGATCACCGATCTGCGCACGGCGGAGATGATCAAATACGCCTCGAACGCCTTCCTTGCCACACGAATCAGCTTCATCAATGAGATCGCCAACATTTGCGAGGCGCTTGGCGCAGATGTGAAAGAGGTGGCACAGGGGATGGGCTATGACAAGCGTATTGGGCATCACTTCTTAGAACCCGGCGTGGGGTATGGGGGGAGTTGTTTTCCCGGCAGCGAAACAGTCTTTACCATCCACGATGGACAAGTGACGGCTCGCACGTTTGAGTCCCTTTTCGCTGAAGGTGGCACGCCACAAAAAGGAGATCACACTGAGGTAATCATCCCAGAAAACATGCACGTGTTGGCATTTGATCTGAACACGGGATGTCCTGATATTGCCGCTGTGAGCGCCCTGACCCGCCGTGATTATGCCGGAGAGATGGTCACAATCACAACGAGTATGGGACGGGCGCTCACAGTCACAGCCGATCACCCTATTCTTGTCGCACGTCCTTATGGGTTGGAAACGATCCCCGCTTCAGAGGTGACGGCGGACGAACACCTTGCCGCCTTGACCATGTTACCTAAGATACCTACTCTCCAGAGGCTAAACCTGATTGAGTTATTGGAGGGAACAGCGCTAGAAAACGCTGTGTATGTCTCGCCCATTGATGACTCATTCACAGCGCACTATGCAGACTTTGCGGAACACATTTCACCTGAGATGCTTAAACATCCTCATGAAATTAAACAGCACAACCGCATGGCTCTCACGATATACCGGCAGTTAACGGCGCAAGGCGTTTTGAATGTTTCAGCCGAAAAATTGCTGCTCTATACGGCAAAGGGCGCAGCAACCAAAATCAAGGCGATCATCGAGGTTGATGCTGATCTCGCCCGTTTGTGTGGCTATTACCTTGCCGAGGGATTTATCAGTGAGGATATAGGGCGTGGCGGCGCACAGCGTGAGCGAACCGGCTTCACCTTTGGGGCGCATGAAAACGAATACATCGCTGATCTACGGCGTATTTTAGATCGTTATGGTTTGAAATACATCGAAAGAGCCAGCACAAACGCTATCAGCACGATTGTCTCTTCGCGTGTTTTCGCGTGGCTAATTCGCGATGTTCTTGGCTGTGGAACACACTCAAATGACAAACGCCTTCCTATGTTTGCCTTTGGGCTGCCCCCTGCCTTAAGTTATGAGCTTTTGCGTGGCGCATTTAGCGGTGATGGGGCTGTCACCCCTGTGCAAAATGGCAAGAATCTCATGCTTGAATATGCCACAACCAGCAAGCAGTTTGCTGATGGATTGGCATTAGTCCTCCAATCCCTTGGCATTGTGCCAACAGTTCGTGCGCGATTGATGAACAAATCCAAGCGCCCCGCCTATATTCTGCGTGTCAGTGGCTATAATCAGCTGAGAAAACTCACTCATGTGTTTGGCGAAACGCGCCGAGAACAGATTGAGTCAATTCTTAATGCCTATAAACGCCACATTCAACCGCATGGCTTCAAACCTCAAGGTGCTTATGCTGCACTTGACGTGATGCGTGTTGAACGCCACACAGACTCCCTCGCCGTCTATAGCCTAGAGACAACCACACACACATTCATTGGAAACAGCGCCCTTGTCTTGCACAACTGTTTTCCCAAAGACGTAAAAGCGTTGTCCTACATGGCGCAAGTTCACGGCACAGCCCCACAGTTGTTGCAAGCGGTCATGGGAATCAACGAAATTCAGCGCAAGCAGATCGTCCTCAAACTGGAGGATATGCTTGGCGATGTGCAGGGGAAGGTGATCGGGCTGCTTGGTCTGGCGTTCAAGGAAAACACCGATGATATTCGCGTTTCCCCTGCCTTAGAGATCGCGGATATGCTCCATAACCTGGGGGCGACGGTGCGCGGCTATGATCCGGTGGCGAATGAGAATGTTGCTCACAGCTACAAATACATCCAGCTTGCCGAAGATGCCTACGATCTGGCAAAGGGGTGCGATGCACTCGTTGTGGCAACCCCCTGGAACGAGTTCAAGGGGTTGGATATGGTGCGTCTGCGTGAGGTCATGCGCCAGCCAAACCTTGTCGATGGGCGCAATCTCTACGATCCACTCCGAATGAAGGATTATGGCTTTCATTATCGTGGCGTTGGGCGCGGGTACAACGGCACAGCGGTGAAATAG
- the thyX gene encoding FAD-dependent thymidylate synthase, which yields MSETLIGKRIAVLDQGFLELQDVMPHPAAGVSPDTAIASAARVSFMGESKGDEKDAKLIHYLMKHAHTSPFEMVEFKFRVKAPLITYWQWIRHRTFAYQSVNSQSGRYTEFDEDEFYIPAVWRRQSPSNKQASLGEVETAEGEELTRDLIAFYKEGFSLYEKALAAGVSREMARLFLPAFAVYYTWIVKVDLHNLFGFLRLRMAGDAQYEIRAYAEAMYYEFVKPLAPVASAAFEDYILKPNGIAVHTA from the coding sequence GTGTCCGAGACATTGATCGGTAAACGTATCGCCGTCCTGGATCAAGGTTTCCTCGAGCTGCAAGATGTCATGCCCCATCCGGCGGCGGGTGTTTCTCCCGATACGGCAATCGCATCAGCGGCACGGGTGTCCTTTATGGGTGAGAGCAAAGGGGATGAAAAAGACGCCAAGCTGATCCATTACCTCATGAAACATGCGCACACCTCGCCTTTCGAGATGGTGGAATTCAAATTTCGCGTAAAAGCCCCTTTAATTACGTACTGGCAGTGGATTCGTCACCGCACCTTTGCCTATCAAAGCGTGAACAGCCAATCAGGGCGTTATACCGAGTTTGACGAAGATGAATTTTACATCCCCGCTGTGTGGCGGCGGCAGTCCCCTAGCAACAAACAAGCCAGCCTCGGTGAGGTGGAAACGGCGGAAGGGGAGGAACTGACCCGTGACCTGATCGCCTTTTATAAGGAAGGCTTTTCGCTTTATGAAAAAGCGCTGGCGGCGGGCGTCTCGCGGGAGATGGCGCGGCTATTTTTGCCCGCATTTGCTGTCTACTACACATGGATTGTGAAGGTTGATCTTCACAATTTGTTTGGGTTTCTTCGGCTGCGCATGGCGGGCGATGCCCAATACGAAATTCGCGCCTATGCCGAGGCAATGTATTACGAGTTCGTCAAGCCGCTTGCTCCAGTGGCATCAGCGGCATTTGAGGACTACATCTTGAAACCGAACGGGATTGCGGTACATACAGCGTAG
- a CDS encoding mismatch-specific DNA-glycosylase — protein MILPDVLAADLKVVFCGTAAGNHSASAGAYYANPRNRFWTTLYKVGLTPHLIKPADFRAVLTYGIGLTDLAKETYGGDADLETGDFDVDGLRQKIADHAPHILAFNGKTAAKVFLQAARLNYGVVAGETVGETVIWVLPSTSLAALRMWDEAVWALLARTIREGQKAEGDRNP, from the coding sequence ATGATCCTTCCAGATGTTCTCGCTGCTGATCTAAAGGTTGTTTTCTGTGGAACGGCGGCGGGCAACCATTCTGCTTCGGCGGGCGCTTACTATGCCAACCCCCGGAATCGCTTTTGGACAACACTCTACAAGGTGGGCTTGACGCCGCATCTGATCAAGCCCGCCGATTTTCGGGCGGTTTTAACCTATGGTATTGGCTTGACGGACTTGGCTAAGGAAACCTATGGTGGGGATGCCGACCTGGAAACAGGGGATTTTGATGTCGATGGCTTGCGCCAGAAGATAGCTGATCATGCTCCACACATTTTGGCGTTCAACGGAAAAACTGCCGCAAAAGTCTTTTTGCAAGCAGCACGTCTGAACTATGGTGTGGTTGCGGGGGAAACTGTTGGAGAGACAGTGATTTGGGTGCTGCCGTCAACCTCGCTGGCAGCACTGAGAATGTGGGATGAGGCGGTTTGGGCGCTTTTGGCGCGGACGATTCGAGAGGGGCAAAAGGCGGAAGGAGATAGAAACCCCTGA
- a CDS encoding WXG100 family type VII secretion target gives MAGKIQCDYDRMAKIAQTFAKEAQQTLQCFSQLNRIAGDLQNGGWVGEGNDRFQREFEDIIRKSMNKLVNVLQDAGQASQKIAQALRGAEEEAGALFGGGGGGVNGKPGGGGGAGTNAGNGSTGGGGGAGKPGGGEKPAQTFTYPKPTWPVDLKNSSQLDAIIKPNIRGQNTKELADVMKTLNGNPKGAELDAALTKLAEIRGVPVDKIKADYNKFVEVRNQAEATRARKGLEPISQLADGKGTFDFAKKGESFWGTTDQLRHGKILGDTFGIDPAFGSLLNPTGGLAGPGDTPIYLVGENSMAVNVHGAVHDAGGYLKNYHDVGPGYHYVPGTWQILDTTNPLAGQVDGIKFWVKELDKRGM, from the coding sequence ATGGCGGGGAAAATTCAATGCGATTATGACCGTATGGCAAAAATAGCTCAAACGTTTGCCAAAGAAGCCCAGCAAACCCTACAATGTTTTTCTCAATTAAACCGTATTGCGGGCGATTTACAGAATGGTGGGTGGGTTGGCGAAGGGAATGATCGCTTTCAACGTGAGTTTGAAGACATCATTCGGAAGTCGATGAATAAGCTCGTGAACGTCCTCCAAGACGCGGGGCAAGCCTCGCAGAAAATTGCACAGGCATTGCGTGGCGCAGAAGAAGAAGCCGGAGCGCTCTTTGGTGGGGGCGGTGGCGGGGTGAATGGCAAACCCGGAGGGGGTGGCGGTGCGGGGACAAACGCCGGGAATGGCAGCACAGGTGGCGGGGGCGGTGCGGGCAAGCCCGGCGGGGGCGAAAAACCTGCCCAAACATTCACCTATCCCAAACCAACGTGGCCTGTTGACCTCAAGAATTCCAGCCAATTAGACGCGATCATTAAGCCAAACATCCGAGGGCAAAACACCAAAGAACTTGCCGATGTGATGAAAACCCTAAACGGCAACCCGAAAGGGGCGGAATTGGATGCGGCATTGACGAAACTGGCAGAAATTCGTGGTGTTCCAGTCGATAAGATCAAAGCTGATTACAACAAGTTTGTTGAAGTACGCAATCAGGCAGAAGCAACCCGCGCCCGAAAAGGTCTTGAACCTATCTCTCAGCTTGCTGATGGCAAGGGAACATTTGACTTTGCCAAAAAAGGCGAGAGTTTCTGGGGAACAACCGATCAACTGCGGCATGGGAAGATTCTAGGCGACACCTTCGGGATTGATCCCGCCTTTGGATCGCTCTTGAATCCAACGGGCGGATTGGCGGGTCCCGGTGACACGCCCATCTACCTTGTTGGGGAAAACAGCATGGCGGTCAATGTGCATGGCGCGGTGCATGATGCTGGCGGCTATCTGAAGAACTACCATGATGTTGGACCGGGCTACCACTATGTGCCGGGGACGTGGCAAATCCTTGACACAACAAACCCCCTTGCCGGGCAAGTGGATGGAATCAAATTCTGGGTAAAGGAACTAGACAAACGCGGAATGTAA
- a CDS encoding DJ-1/PfpI family protein: MMRHVAIVIFDDVEVLDFCGPYEVFNVAAELIAPSPFQVSTVGITDAPIRTRGGMIITPTHSLATCPTPDLVIIPGGFGTRRLVGHKPLKAWIQAQHTRAEWTLSVCTGALLLADAGLITNQPATTHHTAFDRLAALSPTTRIITDQRYVQSGKIITSGGISAGIDMALHLVESLCGKDAVALVRGEMEWNWHQASL, encoded by the coding sequence ATGATGCGTCATGTCGCCATTGTGATCTTTGATGATGTTGAGGTATTGGATTTCTGCGGACCCTACGAAGTTTTTAATGTCGCTGCTGAACTGATCGCTCCCTCACCGTTTCAGGTGTCTACGGTGGGCATCACCGATGCGCCTATTCGCACACGAGGCGGGATGATCATCACCCCAACGCACAGTTTGGCAACCTGTCCCACCCCCGATTTGGTCATTATCCCCGGCGGGTTTGGGACGCGCCGCCTTGTTGGGCATAAGCCACTAAAAGCGTGGATTCAAGCACAACATACCCGCGCCGAATGGACACTATCTGTTTGTACAGGGGCGCTGCTTTTGGCAGACGCCGGGCTTATCACCAACCAACCAGCCACAACCCACCACACTGCCTTTGATCGCCTTGCCGCACTTTCCCCCACGACAAGGATCATCACTGATCAGCGCTACGTCCAGAGTGGGAAGATCATCACCTCTGGGGGCATTTCAGCCGGGATTGATATGGCGCTGCACCTTGTCGAATCCTTATGTGGAAAAGACGCCGTAGCCCTTGTGCGGGGCGAGATGGAATGGAATTGGCATCAAGCGAGCCTTTAA